ATACACTTGCCTACTGAAGTAATGTTTGAATACACAATATATGTTCAGCAATGTAACTGACTTAAAACTGCCTGGCAAGAATGCAACTATAAATATATTAAAGTGGGAAGAAAGTTAAGGTTATCCTGGTAACAGTTTGTCTGTCTTTAACTGATTGTTTATAGACACACACTCGtatttgcattttatatttttgtagatTTGGGGGGACTTTCCTCGACAAGAGTTTTGTCCATTTTTGAATGAAACAGGTATGGtaatacaaaacataaaacattattattattattattatatattacaacaAACTTCCCATTTCTGCTATTAAACCCTCCAGTACACTGGTCCCATACACTACCATTGTAAATGTATAACTGTGCAAAtatgagggacaagtcaaaatgtatttatttatttatatttgtaatcaaCAGCACAAATGCTGTCTTCTGAAATAAAGTTGTAAATATCGATTTGATATAATTATTGCAACCATTGTTGACTTAATCTGCCCTGTATGTTGTGTTATGGTGTCTTTCTCTGTCAGCTATCTCAAGCTCCAATGTGTCACTGTCTGTGGCCGAGACTACAGCTCATAATAAAGCTATGGGTAAAGACACGACAGCTTTGATCTGGAGCGTCACTGCCCCCTGCAGGCTGCGCACTGAACTGTGGCTGTGCAGGAAGGTCTTGGCACTCGGTGGCAGCTGCCATCAAATCAACCACACACTTCATGTAACGAATAACCGATGGACAAACACTGAACACAGATTCTGGGTGAGAAGTTGTTTAGTAAGGATTTTTTTCAGGAACCAATTTATTTTGTGATTCCATgaaactgaaatggaaaataaagcAGACATCTCTCACCAAGGACCTACTATGGAGAGATATAacggtcaaaataaataaataaataaataaatatatatatatatatatatatatatatatatatatatatatatatatatatatatatatatatatatatatatatatatatgatgaaataaaataaactaaattgagaTGTATTGAAATGTGAACTGcagtaaataaatactgtaaatcaaTAAATAAGGTGCCAAACTAatctatttattaatttatttatttgtcaaaaatgaaatatttgaaataaaaatggtcattagatacttcaaatgtcatttTCACTTTAAAGTTGCCAGAGTAAAATGATTCACGCTATTTCTCAGAGGCCAGGATATATTTGATTTGAAGAAAATGGGAGTGTCTCTTGAACATGCAAAACTCTCCACAACCATGCTAAAGTGTTGTGGGTGTTTTGATTCCAACACATGaaaaaaaatgtgcttaattattATGAAATACTACTAAGTCATATTAAttagataaaaagtcaaaatgatGAGATCAAATGTAACAATTATGATATTCTCAAATTGACTTATTATCTAATCATTTTTaatctcataaatatgaatgaGTATCTCAGAATTATGATTTACCAAAGCATTTTTTTCCCCAGTGTGGTGCAGATTGGCTTCcatagatttaaatgtttttagcacattgatttgaagttgctagggtgttcttggcgGTTGCTAGGTGGCTaggttttatcatctgccaggcgAAAATTCTGAATCCTCAGAAAAATTATCTCACAACTCTCCGTAACAAGCCATGCAATTTGATGTATCATTCATATCTTTAGCACAAATGTATGAAATACGTTCCAAAGTTTGAGTTATAGGTTTGTTAATATTCTCCCTAGATATGacccatagtgatagtaatgctTGCCTTGACAAGTAACAAAAAAAGCAGTATGGATTCCTTAAACGCCAATATATTATTTCATCTGTTGCAGGAATTACAAGGGGAGTTTTTGGAAGTGGAGCGTCACCCTTCAGTGTGTGTGCAGGTAGTTAACAAGTGTTTTACCATGTTTGCAGTTCTTTTCTAAAATCCGACTGTGTGTCTTGGTAACTGGACAGTGTTGTGTCTCTTCTCCAGGTTAAAGTAATGGAAATGGATGGTTATCTGGGTCCAGTATGTCCTTTTGAAGGCAAGATCTTTTCTGATCACTTTTGATGGCATCAgcatttaaacaatgtttaatgTGCTGTAATAATGTGCTAATAGAACATAATGCAGGCACAGAGTATTGCAATCCTCTCTTTGTTCTTTATATTGTGTTCTGTTTCTCTGCTGTAGTGAAGCGGACACACTGGAGTTTTCCGCTGCTGTTGTGTGTGATgctcatgtgtctgtctgtgttagGAGCCTATGCAGTGCAGGGTACACTCAAAAGTgagcataacacacacacacacacacgcaaacacagtggaatctcacaaaacctgtcaagaatataTACAGGTCATACTTCACcccaaaaagagaaagaaatcaggaaattatattttacagagaGAAAGTTTATTTTTAGGGTAATTAAGATTTTTGCATTGTGCTACTATATAATGataattaaagggaaagttcaattgtacttgaataaataaattctgtcatcatttacaagcCTCACAATGTTTGttctaaaccagtatgactttttatggctttcattgtatgaaaaaagattaactaaaattattgttcatatgggtttggaacaaattgAGAGTGagtaatttaataaaatcatttcatttttaggggaactattcttttaaacacATTTCCCACCAAATTCTTTACTTCTTCACAAAATACTAGGGCTGTCTTTAaattagtgcaattaattatttaaaaataacatgttaaaaatgaatgcaattatttttatgcatattatatcttacgtatatatatatatatatatatacatagaccgacatttaaaaaaaaacacatcctgTGAGAACATCagatggattgctgtggactgtaggttTATATTCAATGATATGGGAACAAAACCAACAACATATTGACTTCTGAAGCCCCTTTTTGTACTGTCTAATCAATGCTGTACTCATCTGACAAAATAAGTGCGGCACTTTGGGAATGACTGttacaaaacagataaaaaaagaaaacacacacacaacagctgcgctctctcgaactgccacattctgctgcacttatccctctcctccgCTGATTTGCCCAATTGGgagctgggtgtgtgtgtggtcacggcccggccccaccctcgtCACacttttatattatgttatatttaaatacaattacacagaaatattgataaaaatatgtcttcacatgtatcacactggtgtgaaaatttcattttttgaaatgtcaaaacatttctaaattgtattattaaaaaaactaaaatacattaaataataacttttatatttggCAGTTAATATGCCAGAAATATCTTTACATGCATGAACAATTGAGAAATTATTCATGACTTACAATATGGTGAAAACCATCgggttatgaatgatttataatcCTTTTATACCTCCTGGTCAAATTGAACTGCACATGCAGAAGTTATACGGAGATTCTGAACTTAATAGGAGGGTTagtcaattgacagccctaaaaaaaacaaccaaaaatccCCTATactattaattcaattaaatgtaaaataataacaaatgaattGTTTCTTTGTTACAGATTGGGTATTCAGATGGCTTAAGGTGGACGATTTAAACAGTGAGTTTTTTCCTTTTCCCCCTAATCTGTCATTGTTTCTCACCGTATGctgtttttattactttttctctGCACACTGTCTGCAGTTGGTGCAGTTATTTAGCACAAATGTCTCTGTGCTCTGTCAGATGGGGTGGGTGGAGTTGAGGTGCTTCTGGTGTATCTGCCCGATGCAGACGACAGCATCACGGAGCAGGTGTGTCGTCTGAGCTCCAGTCTGTCCACTCTCGGCTTCACTGTGTCTCTGGACCTGTGGGGCCGCTCAGAGCTCAACGCGATGGGTCCCGTTCCCTGGCTACACTCCCGTCTCGAGCACATACAGCGGTGTGGAGGCAAGGCAGTGTTGGTTCTGACACCAGCTGCTTGCAAACTGGCCGAGGAATGGAGCTGCCAAGGAGCAGGAAAGAACATGAAAGAAGACAAGGAGATGAAGAAAGTCTCACAACCCTTAACCGGCTCAGATGTTTTCAGCGCATCGTTGAGTTGCATTCTCGCGGACTATCTACAGGGGCGTGCTGGCGAGAGGTTTGCGCTGGCCGAGTTTGAAGCACAACTGCCCAGGTGCCGTCGAGCGGTGGCAGTCCTCCCAGAGTTTTTCCGTGGGCTTCCGTTGTTCAGTTTGCCCTCTGAGAGTCTGGGCTTCCTGATGGAGCTCACACATAGAGCTCATAAAGGACGGGGCACAGCTGGATGGTGGATTCGAGCCAGGGCGTTGAGGGCAGCATCACAGGCGTTATCAGGGGGACTCTGTGACCTCACAGGACACACATGTGAAGAGTCTGGGACAGAAGATGCCAGGGAATGTGTCCCACTACAACCGGACCAGACAACCGCACCAGTCAGTCCTGTTCTTAACACCAAAATGAGCACTATAGGCTGGGTCTAAATCAGCCTCATGTAGAtaaaactacacattttcaaaactGACTTGTCAGTGGGTTCCCTGAACAATTCAACGATTTTTCAGGAAGCCATGGAGAATTCATCTGACCCTAATCGGACTAAAACTAAAGGCGTTTACATCAGACCAGTGTTTCGCAACTTCTAGGTCACGGGTCTGTTATGTTCCTCAATTTAAAACTTTCTGATGGCAACCCAAGTGAAATGTCAGGCAGCCGAGGGAAATTTGATGATATTCACAATTCacactaaatatgcttctcatctgaaacgTGCATTTGTGAGGTGCAATTGGACTGGTTGGGCCATCACCGGACCACTTGAGccaatgatctgctcttctccaACCTACGGTGCCTCTGGAGTTCTGTCGAGTTTAAAGCTTCACTGCAGAACTTTGGGCTCTCTAACGACATCTGTGATTGAAACCTAAAATTTCAATAATTTGCATTGGCCCTGATGAatgaacaccacctgcaacttaacccagcgaaGACTGAGCTCCTTGTGTTTCCAGCCAACACTGCTGTTGAATAcgtcaccatgcagctgggttcaactacagtaacgccttccaaaatggtcagaaatctaggggtaactatCGATAACCAACTAGATTTCACAGACCAAACCTCAAAGACAGcatgatcatgtagatttacactctacaatatcaggaagataagacccttcctctctgtacatgccacacaactgctcgttcagtcccttgtcataactagactggactactgtaacgctctcattgcaggccttcctgcatgtgctattagacctctccaaatgatccagaatgcagcagcctGTTTGGTTTTAATGAAAATGCGGACATAAAAAACAGTCACTGTGTCTGCTTCAgcttacctaaaataatttctgcagagctacattatcaccagaagcctgcggtcggctgaTGAATGGCGCCTTGTTTTACCAACagaaagaggcaccaaaacactttcctggactttcagcTTTTttgtaccacattggtggaatgaccttcccaactccattcgTGAAGCTGACTAAcattctgtcttcaaaaaacagctaaagacacatcttttccatgagcatcattcactcattaaaaaaataaaagatatataaatatatgcacgtaatatatatatgtatcgggattacacatttaaaatatgaaatataactaactgtattcaactacagttacaatttaaatcattggtaattagaatacagttacattcaaaaattattttgattactgtagagattactttgcattttattgtaatttgtttcatttaatatttagtccttttcagatggaaaacatttatacatataaatgatccaaagtacatttgaaccatacctgtcaacatctcccatatttcacacccatcttgTTATACACATTAttgttatttctcccaggaaactcccgtaatttgtatggcccaaacctcgttatatgaataattacatcaatatattattccaaggtggtccagttgccagatcttgtatgaaactactcacacaatcgacacatcatacaaatttctgaTATCTGCACATGTAGTAGACACatgaagttgaatcaagcatcactggtagatgggaggagtaGACTCAAGTGGTGCTCTGgcaaaacaaactaaatatacatgtaaaaacAGCTGGACGAAATAATTTAATTTCGTAtgtcgaagccatatcgacaatgcccacgccttttgcaatgtgtgtcacactgattttaatatcggacatggtgggaaaaattacgttaaattgtcagctttacgctaagctaaaatgctatttctagccattttacatgcaaatgtcactttggatcataatacattttttcaagtaagacctttgatatcagggcaaaaatcatattcttgataataatatctaaaaatccttaaaacaagatcagtttgattgatcttgttttcgaaacaacactgcataagatatttgggtttttcagagaatgtatttttaacatgtgtattttgtcttactgtactgacagagattttatagtcaaaacaagtgaaacaatcttccagtgctgaagaagtaatccaaagtatttagaatatggtactgaccttgagtaatctaatggaatatgttacaaatgatattttacagcatgtattctgtaatctgtagtggagtacatttcaaaagtaaccctcacaaccctggatatatatatattcttgttgtaCTGGAATCTGTTTTGAACACGActgttctgatgctagtgaatctttgtaatgcagcacttctCCTACCACtgactccttaagatgattcgcttataatgtattcctcttttgtaagtcgctttggataaaagtgtctggcaaatgtataaatgtaaatgaaatgaaGAAATGGCACTGCTCTTCTGTGCAGATGGatctcatggtttgaggttaGCTGAACTAGCATAGCCGGAGTCATAACATGTTTTTTATCATGATCTTGTGCTATTCATTTAAACATTCACAACTgagatattacttgctttgaggaagataaacaacactcttattatatattttaatttgattattcaaGTGTCGCTACACATTAATGTTCGTATTGTAATAACGTATCAATTTGAGCGATGTAACTCGTGAAAAAGCTGATATGAGTTCGACTGAAAgccttgaattatttttatattatattgtacagcctcagtcgataatgcaagtgaaccgtaatactacaatagtatgtctTTGCACCGCACAAaacaaggattcaataatgatgatgatgtaatatactttattaaacatgaaaataatgttcagaaatttgtaataaaataattacaataataaacagtTTTCTTTATCATTTCTTAGAAAGTTAAGTTATAATAGAGAGTTGATTAGGCCTACATGCTAAACTAAATAATATTTCCATTACTGTGCTATGAAATCAGTACATTATCAATAATTTGAGAGGACATTGCTTTTCAATGTTCCCTAAGTGTTTATGTGCCACTGTTTTCTCATTTCTTATACCCCAGTTGCAGAAATGCACAAGTTGTTGTATCACTTTTAGCAGATAGTGTGTTTATTCTGTGCTGTAAAAACAATTC
This sequence is a window from Xyrauchen texanus isolate HMW12.3.18 chromosome 37, RBS_HiC_50CHRs, whole genome shotgun sequence. Protein-coding genes within it:
- the wu:fl23c11 gene encoding uncharacterized protein wu:fl23c11 isoform X2 — protein: MTAVSNAASVLVCYKSPTYFDSNILHFSFSSLDFEDSTTLKVWMSLLVEIREADLGGPVMVYSADTNSTLNIPAKEEVCSRLDVVFCNVGPKLRRTTEHATGVVTLYVADKDKERFREFQACQKLEREGRCVKVEWNDARNDFEISLSSVAPCLCFEIWGDFPRQEFCPFLNETAISSSNVSLSVAETTAHNKAMGKDTTALIWSVTAPCRLRTELWLCRKVLALGGSCHQINHTLHVTNNRWTNTEHRFWELQGEFLEVERHPSVCVQVKVMEMDGYLGPVCPFEVKRTHWSFPLLLCVMLMCLSVLGAYAVQGTLKNWVFRWLKVDDLNNGVGGVEVLLVYLPDADDSITEQVCRLSSSLSTLGFTVSLDLWGRSELNAMGPVPWLHSRLEHIQRCGGKAVLVLTPAACKLAEEWSCQGAGKNMKEDKEMKKVSQPLTGSDVFSASLSCILADYLQGRAGERFALAEFEAQLPRCRRAVAVLPEFFRGLPLFSLPSESLGFLMELTHRAHKGRGTAGWWIRARALRAASQALSGGLCDLTGHTCEESGTEDARECVPLQPDQTTAPVSPVLNTKMSTIGWV
- the wu:fl23c11 gene encoding uncharacterized protein wu:fl23c11 isoform X1, giving the protein MSLCTLLLLFSLLLFICTHALKINQTNEERTLTCGQGIMHCEVKPGDLTCMGHDDHVYVSSLNAYIVPCLTLNRTKSLCLKIQVNITVGDAGQPVDVELPDDGSGEEDAEEPHGNAHEDEDEDHMTAVSNAASVLVCYKSPTYFDSNILHFSFSSLDFEDSTTLKVWMSLLVEIREADLGGPVMVYSADTNSTLNIPAKEEVCSRLDVVFCNVGPKLRRTTEHATGVVTLYVADKDKERFREFQACQKLEREGRCVKVEWNDARNDFEISLSSVAPCLCFEIWGDFPRQEFCPFLNETAISSSNVSLSVAETTAHNKAMGKDTTALIWSVTAPCRLRTELWLCRKVLALGGSCHQINHTLHVTNNRWTNTEHRFWELQGEFLEVERHPSVCVQVKVMEMDGYLGPVCPFEVKRTHWSFPLLLCVMLMCLSVLGAYAVQGTLKNWVFRWLKVDDLNNGVGGVEVLLVYLPDADDSITEQVCRLSSSLSTLGFTVSLDLWGRSELNAMGPVPWLHSRLEHIQRCGGKAVLVLTPAACKLAEEWSCQGAGKNMKEDKEMKKVSQPLTGSDVFSASLSCILADYLQGRAGERFALAEFEAQLPRCRRAVAVLPEFFRGLPLFSLPSESLGFLMELTHRAHKGRGTAGWWIRARALRAASQALSGGLCDLTGHTCEESGTEDARECVPLQPDQTTAPVSPVLNTKMSTIGWV